GGATTTTGCGAGCCCTGGAAACCGTCAATTTATCTTCTTCGGAGAGCTCGTCCATCCCCAGTATCGCTATTATGTCTTGAAGTTCCCTGTAGCGCTGCAGGATTTTCTGGACCCCCATGGCCACGGCGTAGTGTTTTTCCCCTACAATCCTGGGGTCAAGGATTCTGGAGGTGGAATCCAGCGGGTCTACCGCAGGATAAAGTCCCATCTCCGCCACCTGCCTTGAAAGAACGGTGGTGGCATCCAGGTGGGCGAAGGCGGTAGCCGGCGCCGGATCCGTCAGGTCATCGGCCGGCACGTACACCGCCTGGACCGAGGTAATGGCCCCCTTTTTGGTGGAGGTGATCCGCTCCTGAAGCATGCCCACGTCCACCGCCAACGTTGGCTGATAGCCTACTGCCGAAGGGATGCGACCCAGAAGCGCCGAAACCTCGGATCCCGCCTGAATGTATCTGAATATGTTGTCGATGAACAGCAGCACGTCCTGGCCCAGCTCATCCCTGAAGTACTCGGCCATGGTGAGGGCCGTCAGGGCTACCCGCATCCTGGCTCCCGGAGGCTCGTTCATCTGTCCGAAGACCAGCACCGTCTTTTCGAGAACGCCCGAAGCCTTCATTCCCAGCCACAGCTCGTTGCCTTCCCGGGTCCTTTCCCCGACGCCTGCAAATACTGAGTACCCCCTGTGCTCGGTAGCTATATTCCTTATGAGCTCCATTATCAATACGGTCTTTCCTACGCCGGCTCCGCCAAAGAGCCCAATCTTCCCGCCTCTGGGATACGGGGCCAGCAGGTCCAGCACCTTTATTCCGGTCTCGAAGATCTCTTCGCCGGTTTCCTGCTCCTCGAAAGGCGGTGCCGGCCGGTGAATAGGCCAACGCTCCCTGACCTCGACACCCCGTATATCGTCGATGGGTTCGCCCAGGACGTTGAATACCCTTCCCAGTACACCTTCACCCACGGGCACCTCTATCGGCCTGCCGGTATTCTTCACCTTCATACCTCTCACGAGGCCGTCGGTGGAGGACATGGCTATTGCCCTCACCGTGTCGTCCCCCAGGTGGTGCATGACCTCAAGCACCACCTTCAGAGGTTTCGATACGTCGTTGTTCCTGGGGCCCTCCTGAGGCCTGCCTAAAGATTCATCCTCCACCTCCAGAGCGGTATAGATGGCGGGCAGCTCGCCTTCGGGAAAACGCACATCTACCACAGGCCCCACGATCGATACGATTTCTCCGTAAAATTCTCGCGGCTTTTGTTCTTCCAAAGCTTTTCCCCCCCTAACCCGCTAGTGCTGGTAATTTTCGGCTCCGCTCACGATCTCGGTTATTTCCCTGGTTATCACGGCCTTCCTCTCCCGGTGGAACTGCAGGGTAAGCTTCTCTATGAGGTCATCGGCGTTCTCGGTGGCGGTCTCCGTAGCCCTCATCCTGGAGGCGAGCTCGCTGGCGTATGAGTGGAGGTAAAGGCCGTACAGGCTCAGCTTAAGGTAAAGCCCCGCGACGTAATCCATAAGCTCTCTGGGTGCTGGCTCGAAGGCAAAATCGATATTCTTATCTTCTGCCTTTTCGGAAGGCAGGAGGCGCTCGGTTACAGGTTTCATGGAAAAGGGGTTTTTGAACCTGGTGTATGTGACAAAAACACTGCCTCCCTGCCTGTAATGGTCAAGTGCAAGCCCGATAACGCCGTCAAAGCACCCGGGGCTTAAGTTTTTGGCCACGTCAACCAGACGCACGGCAGGCTTTAAACCCTGCTTTGAAAAAAAATCCCCCGCCTTCCTGCCCACGGTTACCAGGACGGGCTCTTTGAATTTCCGAAGTGTTTTTTCCGCTTCCTGCAGCACCGCCGCGTTGTAGCCGCCGGCAAGACCTCTGTCCCCCGCCATTACTATCAGAAGGGGCTTACCCTTACCATCCTTTTCTTCAACTGGTATACGGGCTACGATTTCCTTCATGCTCTCGTAGAGGGCTCCGTAGTCCTCCAGCTTTTTCTGCACGGTTTTCAGGCGTGCAGAAGAGATAAGGTGAAAGGCCTGAGTAATTTTGCGCATATTCTTTATACTCCCCAGCCTTCTCCTTATTTCCCTAAGTCCCGCCATTGATGACTCCTCCCGTCAGTTACGCCGGCGCTCACCATCGTTTTTTATGGGATCTTTCCCGGAAAGTTGCCCCCGGGATTCCCCGGCGGAGGGGCTGAATCGTTTCTTAAATTCCTCAAGGAAAGCCCGGATCTTATCTTCCAGCCCGTCGTCCATAGCCTTTTTTTCCCTTATCTCCTGCAGGACTTCGGGATGGGCCGATCTTGCGTATTCCAGCATTTCCTTCTCCCAGCGCTTCACATCAGCTACTGGCACGTCGTCGAGGAATCCGTGGGTCACCGAGTACAGGGAAAGTATCTGGCTTTCCAGCTCTTGAGGCTCATACTGGTCCTGCTTTAAAATTTCTACGATGCGCTCTCCTCGGGCGAGCCTTGCCCGGGTCTCGCTGTCCAGTTCCATGCCGAACTCGGCAAACGCAGCCAGTTCCCTGTACTGGGCCAGGTCCAGCCTCACCCTGCCGGCCACCTGTTTCATAATCTTGAACTGGGCCGCACCCCCAACCCTCGATA
The DNA window shown above is from Thermosediminibacter oceani DSM 16646 and carries:
- the atpD gene encoding F0F1 ATP synthase subunit beta — protein: MEEQKPREFYGEIVSIVGPVVDVRFPEGELPAIYTALEVEDESLGRPQEGPRNNDVSKPLKVVLEVMHHLGDDTVRAIAMSSTDGLVRGMKVKNTGRPIEVPVGEGVLGRVFNVLGEPIDDIRGVEVRERWPIHRPAPPFEEQETGEEIFETGIKVLDLLAPYPRGGKIGLFGGAGVGKTVLIMELIRNIATEHRGYSVFAGVGERTREGNELWLGMKASGVLEKTVLVFGQMNEPPGARMRVALTALTMAEYFRDELGQDVLLFIDNIFRYIQAGSEVSALLGRIPSAVGYQPTLAVDVGMLQERITSTKKGAITSVQAVYVPADDLTDPAPATAFAHLDATTVLSRQVAEMGLYPAVDPLDSTSRILDPRIVGEKHYAVAMGVQKILQRYRELQDIIAILGMDELSEEDKLTVSRARKIQRFLTQPFFVAEAFTGTPGRYVKLEDTIEGFAGIIEGKYDDLPESAFYMVGTIEEALEKAEKIRGRKK
- the atpG gene encoding ATP synthase F1 subunit gamma, which translates into the protein MAGLREIRRRLGSIKNMRKITQAFHLISSARLKTVQKKLEDYGALYESMKEIVARIPVEEKDGKGKPLLIVMAGDRGLAGGYNAAVLQEAEKTLRKFKEPVLVTVGRKAGDFFSKQGLKPAVRLVDVAKNLSPGCFDGVIGLALDHYRQGGSVFVTYTRFKNPFSMKPVTERLLPSEKAEDKNIDFAFEPAPRELMDYVAGLYLKLSLYGLYLHSYASELASRMRATETATENADDLIEKLTLQFHRERKAVITREITEIVSGAENYQH